TTCATCATTCCCCTCAGGGCGAATTGTTGAAAGACGACCGGGTCCGATTCTGCGAATCAAAAGGGAATTGAGCGCTCCTTAAAAACGATACATTCCCAATTCTTTTCGAACTCGATCTAAAACTTCCGTGATCGTTTTCTGCGCTTTTTCTTTTCCTTTTTTGAGGGCGCTTTCGACAAAGCTCTGATCGGCTCCGATCTTTTCCCTTTCCTTTCTGTAAGGAGCAAAGTAATCCAGAGTGTCTTGTAGGAGTTGTTTTTTGAGATCTCCGTAACCGGTTCCAGGGGTCAAAAATTTATTTCTTAATTCTTCCTTTCCTTTTGTATCTAAGAATAAAGAATGAATCGCGAAGATATGACTTTTATCCGGATCCTTGGCCTCGTCCACGCCCGCAGAGTCCGTCATAATAGACATTATAGATTTCTTAAGTTCTTTTTCGGAATCAAAAAAGTTGATCGTGTTTCCGTAAGACTTCGACATTTTTTGTCCGTCGGTTCCCGGTACGAGCGCGGTAGCTTCGTCGATCTCCGGTTCCGGAATTTTGAATACGTTTCCGACTTCTCTGTTAAAATTGGATGCGATGTCTCTCGCATATTCTAAGTGTTGTTTCTGATCCTTTCCTACCGGAACCCGATCGCTATCGAACCCGAGTATATCCGCAGCCATCAGAACCGGGTAAAAGAAAAGTCCGCCGCCAGGGCTGAATCCTTTTGCCACCTTGTCTTTGTAAGAATGCGCTAAGTTCAATTGGTTTACGGTGATCGAATGACTCAGATACCAAGTGAGTTCCGTCACTTCCGGCACGGAGGATTGAAGCCAGAATGTGCTTTTTTCGGGATCGATTCCAAGCGCGAGAAAATCGCAAACTGCGTTATAGGTATTTTCTCTTTGTTTATCTTTGGATGAGAATGTGGTTAAGGAATGTAAGTCCGCGACAAAACAGTAGAGATCGGTCGTATCTTGGTATTCTTTGAGTTTTCGAATGACGGAGAAAAAATTTCCTAAGTGAAGTTTTCCGGAGGGCTGGACTCCTGTGAGAATCCTCATGCTTCCTCCATTCTTGTTGTCTCGTATTCTTTTCCGGCGAGTCTTTCGTATTCTTTCATCAGAGCTGTGAGTTCCGTATCGATTTTTTTATGTAAGGTAAGTTTTGTGATCGTAGGTTTGTCTTTGTAGATGACGGCGTAGTTGTAGAGAAGTTTCGCCATTTCCAAAAAGACGAAGTCCAAGGTTTTCCCGTTAAGACGATTTCCGGAGACTACAGTGGAATCGTAATATGGAATAAATCTATGAAGAATTTTAATTTCGTCGATTACCTTTTCTTTGGAGACCAAGACTCTATCGTTCAACTTTCCCGCGGTTTCGTATTGTCTTGCTAAAAGATGATTTTCAACGAGGATATTGAGTTTTTCGGCGAACTTTCCCATAAACCCGGCTGCGTCTCCGAGAAGTTTCAAAAGATTCTGCGTGATCTGATCTTCAACGCCGGCGCTTGAAGTCGTATGTTCGTTGTAAGTCGCAAAACTATACTGAAAACTCGGATACTTTTTGTTAAACGCATCCAGAAGTCGGAGTAGGTTATTGATCTGTTCTATATCACCTTTGAAAAGTCCGGGAAGCATAATGATTACGTCCCGGCTCTGATTCTTGCTGCCGATCTTTACGGTTCCTTCCAAAACCGGAGCGTAAGAAGCCTGAAAGTCTCGGAGGAGAAGATACATCAGCTTATGAGGAGTTCCCTTAAAAGCCGATTTGATCGAAGCGGATTGCATGTTTTCCGGAACGTGATTTTCGAAGTAGTCGTCGACGATCTGATTTAGAAAGTCGAAATTCATTCTTCCTTTATCGTCGATTCTAAAATATCTTTCTCTTAGGTTCTGAAGTTCTTCTTTTCGATTGAGACGAGTTTGAATATCGTCCGCCAATCGGATCAGAGTTGTTTCCACCTCTTTGATGATATCGGAAGAGCCTTGGAATTTTGTTTCGTTGATCGGAGGAACGTTGAGTTGTTGAACGATTTCTTCCCAAGAGATCATTCTCTTGGTCGCAACGATATGAAAGGCTCGAATTGCATCGGTCATTCTCGGTCTTCCGTTTTCGAGGTTGAGACCGTAAGTAAGACCTGCCATGATCTGAGGCATTCTCGGGATGAGTTTTTCATCCTTTTTGATGAGTTCCGGAACCTGAGTCATGATGATATCTTTCGAATCTTCCCGGCTCAAATGTCGCGCATAATAAAGTTCTAATTTAGTTGCCCGATTGAGAAAAATCTCGGGTGAGATCTGATCGATGAATAAACTGTCCAAAGATATGATGCTGTTTAGAAGTTTATTGAAGTTTAATACAACGTTATAAACGAGAGGCTTCCAGTATCTCCAGCCTTGTTGTTCACAAAATCGGAGCGCCTGGATTGTCGCGATGATCTGATCTTCTTTTAAAAATTTGAAAAGATTCTGAACGCCGGGCGCGATTTGTAATTTTCTTCCGAGAAAACCGACGTCGATTGTGCCGGTATCCTTTGCGAATTTATTGATGGCGGCATTTCCTCCGAAGAGGTTTGCGAGAAAACCGATTCCCGCTGCGGAAGCCGCTGCGTCGTTTTTCCTTTGTGGACTTTGTTTCGGAGCAGTTTTTGCGGATGTGGACGCTCTTTCCGAACTTCTCTTGGACTTGTCCTCTTCGTCCGTCTTCTTATTGTCCTCTTGTTTTTTTTTCTCAAAGTCCTCGTCGACCTTCTTCATCAAATCGATGCGAATAAAGATATCGTTCGACTTTTGAATGACTTCGTCGATTTGCTCCTGATGTTCGGGGCTCCTCTGTTTACGATAGAGATCCGCGAATATCTTGTGAGCGTCGGTCCTTGAGTTTAGAGACAAAAGACTATTCCTTTTCGTTTAACGGGTTTTCAACGATCTGCGCACTGGAAGGAGCGCTGAAGTTAAAAAGAGAAGCCGATAAACCTACGTTAGTCTGCACACCGGAAAAACTGATCGAAGTATATTCGCCGGTTCCTCTGTGTTTCATTCTTAACGACTTAGGAGTATTATCGGGATTCATTGTTACAACAATTTCTTCGTATGTTTTTGTCGGCGATTTGAGTCGGATCGATCCGCCAATTTGGGTCACTTCTTCGTAACCGCCTAACAATCCAAAGACGCCGCCCGTACTTCCGCGGAGGTCTTGTTTGCCTACGATCGCTCTTGCTGGAGAATAGAACCAAAGAAATCTTCCGTTGGAAGATACAACTCTGCCGTCAGAGAATTTGACGTGTAAATAGTTCGGTTTCTTAAAAGAAAGTGTTCCGGAAATTTCGTTATTGATAGTTACGCTGGCTCGAAGACTGGAAATTTCTCCCATTCTTCCTAAGAGTGCGTTGAGTCTGTCGCGTCCAGGATCCCCTGAAACAGAAATGCCGCAGACTAGGATCAGTCCTGCGGCACCCGGGAGTAGTCTCCTGATTTTCAAAAATGCCATAGTTTCAAACTATGCGCGAAGGTTGATTATCCAAGTACTTTTTTTGAATAAAAACTCATGCTCAACTCCCTACGGGTCGTTTCGCAGGTTGATTATCCAAGTACTTTTTTGAACTCTGCAGTAACCGCAGGAACAACTTCAAAAAGGTCTCCAACGATTCCGTAAGTCGCAACTTTGAAGATCGGAGCGTCTCCGTCTTTGTTGATTGCTACGATATACTTAGAAGATCCCATTCCCGCTAAGTGCTGAATCGCGCCGGAAATTCCGCATGCGATGTAGCAATTTGGAGAAACGGTTTTTCCAGTTTGTCCAACTTGGTGAGAGTGAGAAATCCAACCAGCATCCACTGCCGCGCGAGAAGCTCCGAGAGCCGCACCGAGAGTGTCAGCGAGTTCTTGAAGAATCGGCCAGTTTTCTGGTCCTTTGATTCCGCGACCGCCGGAAACGATGATCGAAGCTTCAGTCAACTGAACTTTCGAACCGCCGCTCAGGTCGGTAGAAACGATTTTTACTTTCGCATCACCAGCCGCTGGAGAAGCCGCTTCTACAGCTCCCGCTCCCGCTTTTTGAGTGATCTCTTGAGAGTTTGGACGAACGGTAAAAATTTGGATCGCGCTTGTTACTTTAAAATTTGCGTAAGCTTTTCCGGAGTAGATCGGTTTTTTTGCTACAACCTTTCCACCATCAACGGAGAATCCAACAACGTCCGCTACGATTCCAGCTCCTACTTTTACAGCAACACGAGGAGAATAATCTTTTCCTTGTGAAGTGTGAGGAAGTAGAACTACCGCCGGGCCTTGTGCCTTGATTACTTCCGCAACCAGATTGGAATACGTTTCAGCGTTGTATTCTCCAGAGTTTACGGTGATGATCGTATCAGCTCCGACTGCCGCTAATTCAGGAGCGTGTTTTTCAACTCCGCTTCCGATCAAAAGAGCTACAACTTTACCGCCGATAGAATCAGCGATCTTTCTTCCTGCGGAAGTGATTTCTCTGGAGATTTTTTTAAGTTCTCCGTCTTTCAATTCGCCAACAATTAATACGTTGCTCACGGGTGTTCTCCTTAAATAACCTTAGCTTCTTCTCTGAGAGCTTTTACGAGTTGAGCTGCAAAAGCGTTTGCATCTGCGGCTTCCAGTTTTCTTCCAGGAATACGTGGTGGAGGAGGTTCGAGTCCAACAACTTCGATTTTGCTCGCAGGGCTACCAAGATCCGCGGCGGATTTTGTTTCCACGGGTTTCTTCTTAGCGGTCATAATTCCTTTGAGAGAAGGATAACGAGGTTCGTTCAATCCTTTTTGAGCCGTAAGAGCTACTGGAGTAGTAGTCTCGATGGTTTGAGTTCCACCTTCTACTTCTTTCGTCGCTTTTACTGCAGTTCCGTTGATTTCAAGGCTCACAGCAAAAGCTACGTGAGGAATTCCGAGAAGTTCCGCAACTTGAACTACAACTTGAGAAGAATCAGTATCGATCGATTGTCTTCCTCCGATGATTACGTCTGCGTTTTCGGCTTTCGCGAAATTAGCGATCAGTTCCGCAGTGTTGTTCGTATCAAAAGGAACGTAGTTATCAACTTTGACATGAACCGCGCGATCGGCGCCCATAGCGTAAGCGGTTCTAAGAGCTTCTACAACTCTGTCTGGTCCAAGGGAAACAGCGATTACTTCGCCACCGTGTTTTTCACGCAGTCTGATTCCTTCCTCGATAGCAAATTCATCATAGGGAGAAATAATCCACTTGATTCCGGCTTCGTTGATGGATTTATCCCCTACTTTAATACTGGTTTCGGTGTCAGGTACCTGTTTCACTAATACGATGATTTTCATTAAATGGGTACTCCAAAAAAAATTAGTGCTGTTAACACAAAAATCTTGTGTCTATGTAGTGCAAACCACTTTTTTAAGCAAGTCTAAGCGATCTCATCGGTTGAGAATAGATATTTCAACCAGTAGTACGTCCAGACCATAAATCCGATTACGATCAGAACATTCGCATCCGTCTTTAAGAAAAAGGCAAGCCCCCAAAAAAGCGGAAGAAGCATCCAAGTGCAAAGAGACAGAAGTAGGAAAAGAGAATTCTTTTGGAATGGAGAATTGAGGGCGTTCTGAAACCCGATCCTAAGTGAAGAAAGGCTTTTCGGAGTTCCTTCTCCCTTGTAAGATAGGAAGAAAAAAAGTCCACAAAGGATTGTCAAAATGAGAGCATAGATCATAAGATAGTTTTTGGAAAAGAAAGATTCTCTGTCGAGCTGTTTTAGTCGCAGGGAAGAAGGATATTAGAGAAGAGGACAACATGAGAGCATTACTAGAAAAACCGAATGATTTATACAACCCGACCGAGAATCACTTAGCGCTTCGGGAGAACGTGGCTAAATTCGCAAAAGAGAATATGGACTCTCAGGCGAAGGACAACGACGAACACGAAACCTTCAATCTTCCGCTCTTTCGAAGAATCGGTTCCGAGCTGGGTCTATTTGGAGTAACCGTTCCGGAAGAAGACGGTGGAATGGGAATGGATGCAGTAGCGGCCGTGATCATTCACGAGGAAATGTCGGCTTACGATCCCGGATTCATGCTTTCGTATCTCGCACACGAAGTATTGTTCGTAAACAATTTCTATCATAGTTCGAATCCCGCGCAAAGAGCGAAGTATCTTTCGAAAGTGATTTCGGGAGAATGGATCGGCGGAATGGGGATGACCGAGCCCGGAGCCGGAACCGACGTTCTTGGACTCAGAACGATCGCGACCAAAAAAGGCGACAAATACATATTAAACGGTTCTAAACAATATATAACCAACGGAAGTACGGGAAGCGTATTTTTGATCTACGCAAAATTGGATAAGAATTCCAAGAAGATGACTTCGTTTATCGTAGAAAGTTCTTATCCGGGATTCAGCGTCGGAAAAAAAGAAGAGAAGATGGGAATGCGTTCGTCCCCGACGACTCAACTTATATTCGAAGATTGTGAAGTTCCTGCGGAGAATTTGGTAGGTCAGGAAGACGGCGCTCTCGTTCACATGATGCGAAATCTCGAGATCGAAAGAATCACTCTCGCGGCTCAGTCTTTAGGGATCGCAAAACGTTGTGTGGACATCATGGCCGACTACACGATTCGTCATAGAGAGGCGTTTGGTAAAAAACTCGCCGAGTTTGGACAAATCCAAAGACTATTAGCAGAATCTTATGCGGATTTCCAAGCGGCCCGCGCGCTTGTTTACAACGTAGCTTCTCAAATTCATCCGGAAAATCGAAATTCTTTAGGGGCTGCGTCCGCAAAATTAGTGGCGACTCAGATGGCAGAACGAGTGTCTCGGAACGCGATTCAAGCGCTCGGAGGATACGGATATTGCAGAGAATATCCGGTCGAAAGACTTCACAGAGATTCCATTCTTCTTTCCATCGGAGGAGGAACCAACGAAGCGATGCAGAAAAACATCGTAGCCGATTTGAAAAAAATCTACGAGGGTACTCCTTGAGTCGAAAGAACATTCAACTGACTGAAAAACTGGAAGAGTATATCTTCCAGTTTTCCGTTAACGAACCTTCCTCCTTTCAAAAACTCAGAGAAGAAACGGCGAAGTTGGCGCAAGCCAATATGCAGATAAGCCCGGAAGAAGGGCAGTTCTTAAACATTCTTACCAAAATCAGCGGAGCCAAAAGGATCATAGAGATCGGGACGTTTACCGGTTATTCTTCCCTTTGTTTTGCTTCCGCGTTGCCGGAGGATGGAAAACTTCTTTGCTGCGATATCAGCGAAGAATGGACAAAGATAGCAAAGAGATATTGGAAGGAATCCGGACTGGAGAAGCAGATCCATTTGAAGATCGGATCTGCATTAGAAACTCTGCAAGTGATTTCGGATTCAAAGACTTCGCCGAGCTGGGCGCCAAACTTCGGCTACGGACCGTCCTCGGTCGACTTAGTTTTTCTCGACGCTGATAAAGAGAATTATCCCAACTACTATCCTCTCATTCTTAAATTACTCAAACCGGGCGGACTTTTGATTGCGGATAACGTTCTTTGGGACGGAAGCGTCGCGGACGATTCTCACCAGGAACCTTCCACGATCGGGATTCGAAAGTTTAACGAACTCGTGCACAAGGACCCGAACGTCGATATCAGTATGATCCCGATTGCGGACGGGGTTTCGTTGGTGCGAAAGAAGTAGATCTATCGAACTGGAACGAGTTTTCCTTTTTTCAGAACATATTCAAAAGTTTTAATTTTCTCTTTTGATTCTTTAGAACAGTTTTTTGAGTTCAGAGAAATGTTCGAGCTATTGTAAGTAATATGTCCACATTCTCCATTGAATCCGGAAAAAGTAAGTAAAGAATCAAAGCCTGATCCGTTGAATCTGTATAAAGCTTGGCTGATATCTCCGGATCTCCCGGAAGTTTCGGTAACCATTACTTCGTCGATTCCGTCTCTGTCCAAATCCTCAAACTGAATATCACCGATCCCGATTTGCAGATTCGTGTATGATTTTCCTTCTTTGAGGATCAGCAGATTTCTTTTATACGGAAAGTCATCATTGATATACCTGCTCTTCGACTGAACTTCCACATGATACACTTTCTTTTTACCAAAGGAATGTTCCGTTTCCATTACCGTACTCAAATCGGTCTCACCGTCGAATGCCTTGTCGATTGTTTCCAAAAGCGCTCTGTTTGAATTTAGTGAGTTGTCGAAATACAATTTAGAATATGTTGGATAGTTTTTTAGGTTGTCGGCCGGAAGATAACCTGAATAAACAATTCTACTTTGTTCCTCTTCGTCGGATTCGTAATTGGGCCGTTTTTCACCTAGTATGTAAAAGTAAACTTTCCCCTGAGGAGTTATGAGTTTCTGAGTGAAGTAGAGTTCTGCACCTTTGGTAAATTCATATGGAACCTCGGAGTTAGGTATCAATTTTCCATTCGTATAATTGAATACTTTTGACGGGGTTTTTGTAAGCAAAGCCCATCCCGTCTGACTCAATTCGATCGTATCCGTTTTCGCTAAAACTTCCGGACTGATTCCTCTCATTAGATAAGCGGTAAATACAAATCCGGTCTTGCCGTCTTTTGTTTTGATTTTTGCCCAAGTACCTTGCATTCCATCGATGTTTATCTTTTTTGTATGTTCCTCGATGAGTTCGACGATGTTTCTCGTCGCCAATCTTCCCAAAATTTTTCCCCCTGTGCTTGGCGTTTCTCTCAATAATAATTGAGTCGCAGTCACTAAACCGAATTTATCTCCGGTTACGGGAAGAAAGTTTAAAACGTTGTTTTTGAGAATTTCCTCTTCTTTGGAGATAAATCCCACCTTGTCCTTTTGACGAATTTTAAACCAAAGGAGT
This is a stretch of genomic DNA from Leptospira tipperaryensis. It encodes these proteins:
- a CDS encoding acyl-CoA dehydrogenase family protein, translated to MRALLEKPNDLYNPTENHLALRENVAKFAKENMDSQAKDNDEHETFNLPLFRRIGSELGLFGVTVPEEDGGMGMDAVAAVIIHEEMSAYDPGFMLSYLAHEVLFVNNFYHSSNPAQRAKYLSKVISGEWIGGMGMTEPGAGTDVLGLRTIATKKGDKYILNGSKQYITNGSTGSVFLIYAKLDKNSKKMTSFIVESSYPGFSVGKKEEKMGMRSSPTTQLIFEDCEVPAENLVGQEDGALVHMMRNLEIERITLAAQSLGIAKRCVDIMADYTIRHREAFGKKLAEFGQIQRLLAESYADFQAARALVYNVASQIHPENRNSLGAASAKLVATQMAERVSRNAIQALGGYGYCREYPVERLHRDSILLSIGGGTNEAMQKNIVADLKKIYEGTP
- the trpS gene encoding tryptophan--tRNA ligase, translating into MRILTGVQPSGKLHLGNFFSVIRKLKEYQDTTDLYCFVADLHSLTTFSSKDKQRENTYNAVCDFLALGIDPEKSTFWLQSSVPEVTELTWYLSHSITVNQLNLAHSYKDKVAKGFSPGGGLFFYPVLMAADILGFDSDRVPVGKDQKQHLEYARDIASNFNREVGNVFKIPEPEIDEATALVPGTDGQKMSKSYGNTINFFDSEKELKKSIMSIMTDSAGVDEAKDPDKSHIFAIHSLFLDTKGKEELRNKFLTPGTGYGDLKKQLLQDTLDYFAPYRKEREKIGADQSFVESALKKGKEKAQKTITEVLDRVRKELGMYRF
- a CDS encoding SH3 domain-containing protein; protein product: MHKNKFSSFVRLSIYIAFLLFLYSCASVPIGFGVVLQKDIKVYSKPTLKSEIAFSLDQSSPYDVLAADLPDKDSVSKLLWFKIRQKDKVGFISKEEEILKNNVLNFLPVTGDKFGLVTATQLLLRETPSTGGKILGRLATRNIVELIEEHTKKINIDGMQGTWAKIKTKDGKTGFVFTAYLMRGISPEVLAKTDTIELSQTGWALLTKTPSKVFNYTNGKLIPNSEVPYEFTKGAELYFTQKLITPQGKVYFYILGEKRPNYESDEEEQSRIVYSGYLPADNLKNYPTYSKLYFDNSLNSNRALLETIDKAFDGETDLSTVMETEHSFGKKKVYHVEVQSKSRYINDDFPYKRNLLILKEGKSYTNLQIGIGDIQFEDLDRDGIDEVMVTETSGRSGDISQALYRFNGSGFDSLLTFSGFNGECGHITYNSSNISLNSKNCSKESKEKIKTFEYVLKKGKLVPVR
- a CDS encoding electron transfer flavoprotein subunit beta/FixA family protein, translated to MKIIVLVKQVPDTETSIKVGDKSINEAGIKWIISPYDEFAIEEGIRLREKHGGEVIAVSLGPDRVVEALRTAYAMGADRAVHVKVDNYVPFDTNNTAELIANFAKAENADVIIGGRQSIDTDSSQVVVQVAELLGIPHVAFAVSLEINGTAVKATKEVEGGTQTIETTTPVALTAQKGLNEPRYPSLKGIMTAKKKPVETKSAADLGSPASKIEVVGLEPPPPRIPGRKLEAADANAFAAQLVKALREEAKVI
- a CDS encoding LolA family protein; this translates as MAFLKIRRLLPGAAGLILVCGISVSGDPGRDRLNALLGRMGEISSLRASVTINNEISGTLSFKKPNYLHVKFSDGRVVSSNGRFLWFYSPARAIVGKQDLRGSTGGVFGLLGGYEEVTQIGGSIRLKSPTKTYEEIVVTMNPDNTPKSLRMKHRGTGEYTSISFSGVQTNVGLSASLFNFSAPSSAQIVENPLNEKE
- a CDS encoding O-methyltransferase, with protein sequence MSRKNIQLTEKLEEYIFQFSVNEPSSFQKLREETAKLAQANMQISPEEGQFLNILTKISGAKRIIEIGTFTGYSSLCFASALPEDGKLLCCDISEEWTKIAKRYWKESGLEKQIHLKIGSALETLQVISDSKTSPSWAPNFGYGPSSVDLVFLDADKENYPNYYPLILKLLKPGGLLIADNVLWDGSVADDSHQEPSTIGIRKFNELVHKDPNVDISMIPIADGVSLVRKK
- a CDS encoding electron transfer flavoprotein subunit alpha/FixB family protein encodes the protein MSNVLIVGELKDGELKKISREITSAGRKIADSIGGKVVALLIGSGVEKHAPELAAVGADTIITVNSGEYNAETYSNLVAEVIKAQGPAVVLLPHTSQGKDYSPRVAVKVGAGIVADVVGFSVDGGKVVAKKPIYSGKAYANFKVTSAIQIFTVRPNSQEITQKAGAGAVEAASPAAGDAKVKIVSTDLSGGSKVQLTEASIIVSGGRGIKGPENWPILQELADTLGAALGASRAAVDAGWISHSHQVGQTGKTVSPNCYIACGISGAIQHLAGMGSSKYIVAINKDGDAPIFKVATYGIVGDLFEVVPAVTAEFKKVLG
- a CDS encoding LIC10362 family protein is translated as MIYALILTILCGLFFFLSYKGEGTPKSLSSLRIGFQNALNSPFQKNSLFLLLSLCTWMLLPLFWGLAFFLKTDANVLIVIGFMVWTYYWLKYLFSTDEIA